One segment of Ricinus communis isolate WT05 ecotype wild-type chromosome 8, ASM1957865v1, whole genome shotgun sequence DNA contains the following:
- the LOC8286567 gene encoding pentatricopeptide repeat-containing protein At5g16860: protein MFTSDDSCYNQVMPFRLLLHLTSKHRFFSTTSGSIALTSTPVISPTLLKQCKSIFQSHLIHQQAIVQGLLSHFSLNLISTYLALNAPSHALSLLQCLTPSPSAVYWWNALIRRAVRLGLLQHSLSLFRTMRRLNWSPDHYTFPFVFKACGELPSFLHGSCIHAIVCSTGFDSNVFVCNAVVAMYGRCGVSSYARQMFDELLMGEVFDLVSWNSMIAVYLQSGDLKSGIELFRRMWKVGEFDIVPDAVSLVNVLPACASMGDWLCGKQVHGFAIRYGLFEDVFVANSLVDMYAKCGLMCIANKVFDRMQHKDVVSWNAMVTGYSQIGKFEDALGLFEKMREEKIQLDVVSWSAVIAGYAQRGLGYEALNVFRQMQVCGLRPNEVTLVSLLSGCASVGALLHGKETHCYSIKCVLNFDRSDPRDELLVVNAIIDMYTKCKDINVGRAIFNSIPPKDRNVVTWTAMIGGYAQHGEANDALELFSQMLKQYNRSVKPNAFTISCALMACARLAALRFGRQIHAFVLRDQYDCDVLYVANCLIDMYSKSGDMDAARLVFDNMKHRNTVSWTSLMTGYGMHGHGEEAIKVFDEMRREGLVSDGITFLVVLYACSHSGMVDEGIKYFHDMCKEYGVIPGEEHYACMVDLLGRAGRLDEAMKLIKGMPMKPGSIVWVALLSGCRIHANVELGEYAANQLLELESGNDGSYTLLSNIYANARRWKDVSKIRSLMKHAGIRKRPGCSWVQGKKGTATFFVGDRTHPQSKQIYGILTELIQQIKVLGYVPETSFALHDVDDEEKGDLLFEHSEKLALAYGILTSAPGEPIRITKNLRVCGDCHSAFTYISRIIDHEIILRDTSRFHHFKLGSCSCRGYW, encoded by the coding sequence ATGTTTACCTCGGATGATAGTTGTTACAACCAAGTAATGCCCTTCCGCTTATTACTTCACCTGACCTCAAAACATCGTTTCTTCTCTACAACCTCCGGCTCTATAGCACTAACATCAACTCCAGTAATCTCTCCTACACTGCTCAAACAATGCAAATCAATCTTCCAGTCGCACCTGATTCACCAACAAGCCATAGTTCAAGGCCTTCTGTCCCATTTCTCTCTCAATCTCATTTCCACTTACTTAGCTCTCAATGCTCCTTCTCATGCACTCTCCCTCCTCCAATGCCTCACCCCTTCCCCCTCCGCCGTCTACTGGTGGAATGCTCTCATCCGCCGCGCCGTCCGCCTCGGCCTCCTTCAACACTCCCTCTCCCTCTTTCGTACAATGCGGAGGCTCAATTGGTCCCCTGATCACTAtacttttccttttgttttcaaGGCCTGCGGTGAACTACCTTCCTTTTTGCATGGTAGTTGTATTCACGCTATTGTTTGCTCAACTGGGTTTGATTCTAATGTATTTGTTTGCAATGCGGTAGTGGCTATGTATGGCAGGTGTGGCGTGTCGAGTTATGCACGCCAAATGTTTGATGAATTGCTTATGGGAGAggtatttgatttggtttcTTGGAATTCTATGATCGCTGTTTATTTGCAAAGTGGCGATTTAAAAAGTGGAATTGAATTGTTCCGTAGAATGTGGAAAGTGGGTGAATTTGATATCGTGCCGGATGCTGTTAGTCTGGTGAATGTGTTACCTGCTTGTGCTTCTATGGGTGATTGGTTGTGTGGTAAGCAAGTACATGGTTTTGCGATCAGGTATGGCTTGTTTGAAGATGTGTTTGTAGCTAATTCATTGGTGGATATGTATGCAAAGTGTGGTTTGATGTGCATAGCTAACAAGGTTTTTGACCGGATGCAGCATAAGGATGTGGTTTCTTGGAATGCAATGGTTACTGGGTATTCTCAAATCGGTAAGTTCGAGGATGCTCTTGGTTTGTTTGAGAAGATGAGAGAGGAAAAGATTCAGTTGGATGTTGTGTCTTGGAGTGCTGTTATTGCAGGATATGCACAGAGGGGACTTGGCTATGAAGCATTGAATGTGTTTAGGCAAATGCAGGTTTGTGGGTTGAGACCAAATGAGGTTACCCTTGTTTCACTTCTTTCTGGTTGTGCTTCAGTTGGAGCGTTGCTTCATGGGAAGGAGACACATTGCTATTCCATAAAATGTGTTTTGAACTTTGACAGGAGTGATCCACGGGATGAGCTTTTGGTGGTTAATGCCATAATTGACATGTACACAAAGTGCAAAGATATCAATGTAGGTCGTgcaatttttaattctatacCGCCCAAGGATAGAAACGTGGTGACTTGGACTGCTATGATTGGTGGCTATGCCCAACATGGAGAAGCCAATGATGCATTAGAACTCTTCTCCCAGATGCTCAAACAGTATAATAGATCAGTAAAGCCAAATGCATTTACCATATCTTGTGCCTTGATGGCATGTGCTCGCCTAGCTGCATTGAGGTTTGGCAGACAAATTCATGCTTTTGTATTGCGCGATCAGTATGATTGTGATGTACTTTACGTGGCCAATTGCCTCATAGATATGTATTCTAAATCAGGAGATATGGATGCTGCTAGACTTGTGTTTGATAACATGAAGCATAGAAACACTGTTTCTTGGACATCCCTGATGACAGGTTATGGTATGCATGGTCATGGTGAAGAGGCAATTAAGGTTTTTGATGAGATGAGGAGAGAGGGTCTTGTTTCAGATGGTATAACATTCCTTGTTGTGCTCTATGCTTGCAGCCATTCTGGTATGGTTGACGAAGGGATTAAATACTTCCATGACATGTGCAAGGAGTATGGAGTTATTCCTGGGGAAGAACACTATGCATGCATGGTTGACCTATTGGGTCGGGCTGGTCGCTTGGATGAAGCCATGAAGCTCATCAAAGGCATGCCAATGAAACCAGGTTCCATAGTGTGGGTAGCGTTGCTTAGTGGTTGCAGAATACATGCAAATGTGGAGCTAGGAGAATATGCAGCAAACCAATTGTTAGAGCTGGAGTCAGGAAATGATGGATCATATACATTGCTTTCTAACATATACGCCAATGCCAGGCGATGGAAAGATGTGAGCAAGATCAGATCCTTGATGAAACATGCAGGAATTAGGAAGAGGCCTGGTTGTAGTTGGGTCCAAGGGAAGAAAGGGACTGCGACTTTCTTCGTTGGGGACAGGACTCATCCGCAGTCAAAACAAATATATGGAATTCTCACAGAACTAATACAACAAATTAAAGTTCTTGGATATGTTCCAGAGACCAGCTTTGCGCTCcatgatgttgatgatgaagaGAAAGGTGATCTTCTATTTGAACACAGTGAGAAGTTGGCTCTTGCCTATGGCATCCTAACATCAGCGCCAGGTGAACCTATCCGGATCACAAAGAATTTGCGTGTATGCGGTGATTGCCACAGTGCCTTTACTTACATATCCCGGATTATTGATCATGAAATCATATTGAGAGACACGAGCCGGTTCCATCATTTCAAGTTAGGATCCTGCTCCTGCAGGGGCTACTGGTGA